From Leishmania donovani BPK282A1 complete genome, chromosome 34, the proteins below share one genomic window:
- a CDS encoding amastin-like protein encodes MSHSFCRVGIAIYCILQLIAFIFILAGTLIDQFRVQNVDVLSNSPCLTIWGFKDKCISLKWSVLTKDLWKGCPQRLKRFNAAEALSIAAVLISALACLIGFVMLCCCRCLRWLCLILNILATLCGCAVTALMIDAFYNNHEEGLQQYNNSCYALRQNGSVIRPSAIVDGNPVATHYNYGAGFAIYIVGWGLCFINIFFLMLPC; translated from the coding sequence ATGAGCCACTCTTTTTGCCGCGTCGGCATTGCCATCTACTGCATTCTACAGCTCATCGCCTTCATATTCATCCTTGCTGGAACCCTGATTGACCAATTCCGCGTACAGAACGTGGATGTACTCAGCAACAGCCCGTGCCTGACGATATGGGGCTTCAAGGACAAGTGCATCTCGCTCAAGTGGAGTGTCCTGACCAAGGACTTATGGAAGGGCTGCCCTCAGCGACTGAAGCGCTTCAACGCGGCTGAGGCTCTGAGCATTGCTGCCGTCCTCATCAGTGCTCTGGCGTGCCTCATCGGATTTGTCatgctgtgctgctgccgctgcttgcgctgGCTTTGCCTAATTCTGAACATTCTGGCCACCCTCTGTGGCTGTGCCGTCACCGCACTCATGATCGACGCCTTCTACAACAACCATGAGGAAGGCCTTCAGCAGTACAACAACTCCTGCTACGCGCTCCGCCAGAACGGCTCCGTCATTCGTCCTTCGGCCATCGTAGATGGCAATCCAGTGGCCACCCATTACAATTACGGTGCCGGCTTTGCCATTTACATTGTTGGCTGGGGCCTTTGCTTCATCAACATCTTTTTTCTCATGCTGCCGTGCTAA